Proteins encoded in a region of the Desulfovermiculus halophilus DSM 18834 genome:
- the gpmI gene encoding 2,3-bisphosphoglycerate-independent phosphoglycerate mutase, protein MHTPTLLLILDGWGQGEANAGNAIHAATTPHMDTILGTAPRSTLACSGEAVGLPPGQMGNSEVGHLNIGAGRVVYQDIVRINAAVSDGSIFTNPTLLEVMAGTKARGSTLHLLGLVSDGGVHSQLEHLFSLLRMAREQGLGNVVVHAVLDGRDTPPTSGAGYLRELQDMLAEEKMGRIGTVSGRYYAMDRDKRWERTSLAYAALVHGRGKTAKDPVQAVEEAYARGETDEFVQPTVILGPGQEPTGTIADGDGIFFFNFRADRMRQMVQALTEPGFAQFDVSARPKLGSAASMTVYDAHFDLPVAFAPQRLPNILGQVCADRGMAQLRLAETEKYAHVTYFFNGGVEDPFPQEDRILIPSPKEVATYDQKPEMSVYEVADTLIREWRRQVYTLVVCNFANLDMVGHTGNFQAAIQACEAVDECLGRVMDCVLPSGGRMLVTADHGNADAMLDPQGEVRTAHSMNPVPLVWLENEYQAPGLRAEGVLGDIAPTILDLWGMEKPVEMTGQSLVRKDT, encoded by the coding sequence ATGCACACGCCCACCCTGCTGCTTATTCTGGACGGATGGGGACAGGGTGAGGCCAATGCCGGCAATGCCATACATGCCGCCACTACCCCGCATATGGACACCATCCTGGGCACCGCCCCCAGATCCACCCTGGCCTGCAGCGGCGAAGCCGTAGGGCTGCCTCCGGGACAGATGGGGAATTCCGAGGTGGGGCACTTGAACATCGGGGCCGGCCGCGTCGTCTACCAGGATATTGTGCGCATCAATGCCGCTGTATCCGATGGCTCGATATTCACCAACCCCACGCTGCTGGAGGTGATGGCCGGGACCAAGGCCCGGGGATCCACCCTGCACCTCTTGGGCCTGGTCTCGGACGGGGGGGTGCACAGTCAGCTGGAGCATCTCTTCTCTTTGCTCCGCATGGCCCGGGAACAGGGCCTTGGGAATGTGGTCGTCCATGCTGTTCTGGACGGCCGGGACACCCCCCCGACCAGCGGAGCTGGATACCTCCGGGAGTTGCAGGATATGCTGGCCGAGGAAAAGATGGGCAGGATCGGCACGGTCAGCGGCCGTTATTACGCCATGGACCGGGACAAGCGATGGGAGCGGACCTCCCTGGCCTATGCCGCTTTGGTCCACGGACGGGGAAAGACGGCCAAGGACCCGGTTCAGGCGGTGGAAGAGGCCTATGCCCGGGGGGAGACGGACGAGTTTGTCCAACCCACGGTCATCCTGGGCCCTGGCCAGGAACCGACCGGGACGATTGCCGACGGAGACGGGATATTCTTCTTCAATTTCCGGGCGGATCGCATGCGGCAAATGGTTCAGGCCCTGACCGAGCCGGGCTTTGCCCAGTTCGATGTCTCCGCCCGGCCCAAGCTGGGTTCAGCGGCCAGCATGACCGTGTACGACGCGCATTTCGATCTTCCGGTGGCCTTTGCACCCCAAAGGCTGCCCAATATCCTGGGTCAGGTATGCGCCGACCGGGGCATGGCCCAGCTCCGGCTGGCGGAGACGGAAAAATACGCCCATGTGACCTATTTTTTCAACGGCGGGGTGGAAGACCCCTTTCCTCAGGAAGACCGGATCCTGATTCCCTCCCCCAAGGAGGTGGCCACCTATGATCAAAAGCCGGAGATGTCGGTCTACGAGGTTGCCGATACCCTGATCCGGGAATGGCGCAGACAGGTCTATACTCTGGTGGTCTGCAATTTCGCCAACCTGGATATGGTCGGTCACACCGGCAACTTTCAGGCCGCGATCCAGGCCTGCGAGGCCGTTGACGAGTGTCTGGGCCGGGTTATGGATTGCGTGCTGCCATCCGGGGGGCGGATGCTGGTCACCGCGGATCATGGGAATGCGGACGCCATGCTCGATCCCCAGGGAGAGGTCCGGACTGCGCACAGCATGAACCCGGTTCCGCTGGTCTGGCTGGAGAACGAGTACCAGGCCCCTGGCCTGCGGGCAGAAGGTGTTCTGGGCGATATCGCCCCGACCATCCTCGATTTGTGGGGTATGGAAAAACCAGTTGAAATGACCGGGCAAAGCCTGGTCCGGAAAGATACATAA
- a CDS encoding ABC-ATPase domain-containing protein encodes MRTADDLAAALRRIDGKGYKAYKDIQGDYDLGASLVHIDHVQSDPFAPPSRLRVTVSQERAGVPAELFGSPVRRAAAEDFLTRSFAREIQALDQSGPKGAKAPVIGIDKPGQEILPRTSMLIDEAKVQARFVLGLPARGRTILGRRAEELLLKVVPRLAEKALVGSNLDLAGMKRHVEICEDQDYLRRALVERGLAAFVGNGAVLPRESGVSDRPLSSSVAVPFVSPEDMEVAFQLPNQGTVSGMGLAEGVTLVVGGGYHGKSTLLKALERSVYNHIPGDGRELVVARDSAVKIRAEDGRSVAGVDIEPFIRQLPMGRTTWSFSSDNASGSTSQAANIMEALEAGSSLLLLDEDTSATNFMIRDSRMQRLVARECEPITPFIDRVREMYSRLGVSTILVLGGSGDYLDVADQVIMLTDYRVQNVTQQAAEIAQSIQTSRASEVESAFDRIRERIPKAASFALGPKDKVKTKGLGSVFFGREHIDLSQVEQLVDQSQTRALAAVLRILHSRVQSGMTLGQVVEHLLQEVYTYGLDVLSPSAARPVGDLALPRREEVCAAVNRLRTLQVQTVRTEDANGNSLS; translated from the coding sequence ATGCGCACAGCTGACGATCTGGCTGCTGCCCTGCGCCGTATCGACGGCAAGGGCTATAAGGCGTACAAAGATATACAGGGGGACTACGATCTTGGGGCGAGCCTGGTTCATATCGACCATGTACAGAGCGATCCCTTTGCTCCGCCCAGCCGCCTGCGGGTGACCGTGAGTCAGGAGAGGGCGGGCGTGCCTGCAGAGCTTTTTGGTTCCCCCGTGCGCAGGGCAGCCGCCGAAGACTTTTTGACCCGCAGCTTCGCCCGGGAAATACAGGCCCTGGATCAGTCCGGACCGAAAGGAGCCAAGGCCCCGGTTATAGGCATTGACAAGCCGGGCCAGGAGATCCTGCCCCGGACGTCCATGCTGATTGATGAGGCCAAGGTTCAGGCCAGGTTCGTTCTTGGTCTGCCCGCCCGGGGGAGGACCATTCTGGGTCGTCGGGCCGAGGAGTTGCTGCTCAAGGTTGTGCCCCGCTTGGCGGAGAAAGCCCTGGTGGGATCCAACCTGGATCTGGCCGGCATGAAACGGCATGTCGAGATCTGTGAAGATCAGGACTACCTGCGCCGAGCCCTGGTTGAGCGGGGGCTTGCCGCATTTGTGGGTAACGGCGCTGTCCTGCCCCGGGAAAGCGGGGTCAGTGATCGGCCGTTGTCTTCTTCGGTGGCCGTGCCCTTTGTTTCTCCCGAAGATATGGAGGTTGCGTTCCAGCTGCCCAACCAAGGGACTGTTTCCGGCATGGGCCTGGCGGAGGGTGTGACCCTGGTCGTGGGCGGCGGCTACCACGGCAAATCGACCCTGCTCAAAGCCCTGGAGCGTTCCGTATACAATCACATTCCGGGAGACGGCCGGGAGCTGGTGGTTGCCCGGGATAGCGCGGTCAAGATCAGGGCTGAGGACGGCCGCAGCGTGGCCGGGGTGGATATCGAGCCGTTTATCCGTCAGCTGCCCATGGGCCGGACCACGTGGTCATTCTCTTCGGACAACGCCAGCGGAAGCACATCCCAGGCGGCAAACATTATGGAGGCCCTGGAGGCCGGGAGTTCGCTGCTCCTGCTGGACGAAGACACCTCGGCCACAAACTTCATGATCCGGGACAGCCGGATGCAGCGTCTGGTGGCCAGGGAATGCGAACCCATCACCCCGTTCATCGACCGGGTCCGGGAGATGTATTCCAGGCTGGGGGTATCCACTATCCTGGTCCTGGGCGGGTCCGGGGATTATCTGGATGTGGCCGATCAGGTCATCATGCTCACCGACTACCGGGTGCAGAACGTGACCCAGCAGGCGGCAGAGATAGCCCAGAGCATTCAGACCAGCCGGGCCAGTGAGGTGGAGAGCGCCTTCGACCGGATCCGGGAGCGGATCCCGAAGGCCGCGAGCTTTGCCCTGGGCCCCAAAGACAAGGTCAAAACCAAGGGGCTGGGTAGCGTGTTCTTCGGCCGGGAGCATATCGATCTCTCCCAGGTGGAGCAGCTGGTGGACCAGAGCCAGACCCGGGCCCTGGCTGCGGTGCTCCGCATCCTGCACAGCAGAGTGCAGTCGGGAATGACCCTTGGTCAGGTCGTTGAACACCTTCTCCAAGAGGTCTATACTTACGGCCTGGATGTCCTTTCCCCGTCTGCTGCACGGCCTGTAGGGGATCTGGCCTTGCCCAGACGGGAGGAGGTCTGCGCGGCGGTCAATCGCCTGCGTACCCTGCAGGTCCAGACGGTGCGCACAGAGGACGCGAATGGGAATAGCCTTTCATGA
- a CDS encoding DUF933 domain-containing protein → MKTAIYGFAGSGKSELFRALAGPDAQHTDRAMVKVPEPRLDPLTKLFSPRKVTPSEIEYVDIPGGSGKGHGLGQRVQSAIRPHDCLVTVLDAFSGLQDPEEQYRDIETDLMITDMAVIEKRLERLDQDKKKDRTLVNAQEEASLLRAKDLLDREIPLRQDPELAQTPELRGFCFLTAKPVLYVWNVMDTDLDADVPEDSPGQAHVALCAKLERELAEIDDPEERGEFLEDLGLTQSALDRIITRTSSLLGLITFLTAGEKEVRAWKVTRGATAPEAAGVIHSDLQKGFIRAEVLSWEDFCSVQNFKQAKDKGLLRLEGKDYLVRDGDIITFRFNV, encoded by the coding sequence ATGAAGACAGCGATTTATGGATTTGCCGGGAGCGGCAAGAGCGAGCTTTTTCGGGCCTTGGCCGGGCCGGATGCCCAGCACACGGACCGGGCGATGGTCAAGGTACCTGAACCCAGGCTGGACCCTTTGACCAAGCTTTTCTCCCCCCGGAAGGTCACCCCTTCGGAGATCGAGTACGTGGACATCCCCGGCGGAAGCGGCAAGGGACACGGACTGGGCCAGAGGGTGCAAAGCGCCATCCGGCCCCACGACTGTCTGGTCACGGTCCTGGACGCATTTTCCGGACTCCAGGATCCGGAAGAACAGTACCGGGATATTGAAACCGACCTCATGATCACGGACATGGCGGTGATCGAAAAGCGCCTGGAGCGCCTGGACCAAGACAAGAAAAAGGACCGGACCCTGGTCAACGCCCAGGAGGAGGCCTCCCTGCTCCGGGCCAAGGATCTGTTGGACAGAGAAATCCCCTTGCGCCAGGACCCTGAGCTGGCCCAGACCCCCGAGCTCCGCGGGTTTTGCTTCTTAACCGCCAAGCCGGTGCTCTACGTCTGGAACGTTATGGATACCGATCTGGATGCCGACGTCCCCGAGGATTCCCCGGGCCAGGCCCATGTGGCCCTGTGCGCGAAGCTGGAGCGGGAGCTGGCCGAGATCGACGATCCCGAAGAACGGGGGGAATTTTTGGAAGACCTGGGACTGACTCAGTCCGCCCTGGACCGGATCATCACCCGGACCTCCTCCCTGCTCGGGCTGATTACCTTCCTCACCGCCGGGGAAAAAGAGGTCCGGGCCTGGAAGGTCACCCGGGGGGCCACTGCTCCGGAAGCCGCCGGGGTCATCCACTCCGATCTGCAGAAGGGATTCATTCGGGCCGAGGTCTTGAGCTGGGAGGACTTCTGTTCGGTGCAGAACTTCAAGCAGGCCAAGGACAAGGGATTGCTGCGCCTGGAAGGCAAGGATTACCTCGTCCGGGACGGAGACATCATCACCTTTCGGTTCAATGTATAA
- a CDS encoding cysteine synthase, whose translation MLTSVLDLIGNTPLVPLRRMNPNPGVNLLAKIESRNPGGSIKDRVALAMIEAAEKSGELTPEKTVIEATSGNTGIGLAMVCAVKGYRIKLLMPETASLERRRIMVAYGAKIELTPGHLGTDGAIEEAYRLAREEPSAYVLMDQYNNPVSVAAHYHGTAREIWEQTGGRVTHAVATLGTTGTAMGLAGRLKEESSDVQVMAVEPNVGHKIQGLKNMQASYPPGIYDKHVLDRVVRVDDEEAFSLCRELAREEGIFAGMSSGAALAGALQLVRALDSGTVVVVFPDGGERYLSTSLFVLPAEQGMSLYNLGSRRLERLDLGADTVSFFAPGPSPDAPGDAGSWRRLVFLDVLARYVQSKGVTVQAAAGVADMDDQALARAAAGGQAPEVYSREFVRSLEEKAHTLGCTEIVFSPASRQMEAMLTMCRTLLGKGRAYEKLRSVYYDVFRDKEYGELVQADPAKLSLGKTVDLEDYAKDNPRDFTLLKRATLDNLKKGHFVKTEWGNVRPSWYLQMAAAPGRASSDLQVILAGRPHHFPHVDNLRAIWTKTGRADPSIWSMVQTAGSGEHDPVPADIDSLLGLVENPLALRMWLLSIDYRKPLVLTREGARMWAHNWRRVQNTVAAVSLRTADTEQEETGKAVKQALFDLRQGWTEALENDLSIYTFWPVLFTFCRKVNAWLENDGLRPNEAGAVLEAVQRLDAVLGIVDWPGLPLPAHAWPQEVAVRLEERRAAQAAKDFARADALRDEIKTLGFRVEDTPQGPRVYRRQRTEDSRRKTED comes from the coding sequence ATGCTGACCAGTGTCCTAGATCTGATCGGAAATACCCCCCTTGTTCCCCTGCGTAGAATGAATCCCAACCCCGGGGTCAATCTTTTGGCCAAGATCGAGTCCCGCAACCCTGGCGGGTCCATCAAGGATCGGGTGGCCCTGGCCATGATAGAGGCTGCGGAGAAAAGCGGGGAGTTGACTCCGGAAAAGACCGTTATTGAAGCAACCTCCGGCAACACGGGCATAGGCCTGGCCATGGTCTGTGCGGTCAAGGGCTACAGGATCAAGCTGCTTATGCCGGAGACGGCCTCCCTGGAGCGGCGCAGGATCATGGTCGCCTATGGGGCTAAGATCGAGCTTACCCCCGGGCATCTCGGCACCGACGGGGCCATTGAGGAGGCCTACCGGCTGGCCCGGGAAGAGCCGTCGGCCTATGTGCTCATGGATCAGTACAATAATCCGGTAAGTGTTGCTGCGCACTATCACGGTACGGCCAGGGAGATCTGGGAACAGACCGGAGGCCGGGTGACCCATGCCGTAGCCACCCTGGGGACCACCGGTACGGCCATGGGCCTGGCCGGCAGGCTGAAGGAGGAAAGCTCTGATGTGCAGGTCATGGCCGTGGAGCCCAATGTGGGGCACAAGATCCAGGGGCTGAAGAACATGCAGGCCTCGTATCCGCCCGGGATCTACGACAAGCATGTCCTGGACCGAGTGGTGCGGGTGGACGATGAAGAGGCCTTCTCCCTGTGCCGGGAGCTGGCCAGAGAGGAGGGCATCTTCGCTGGCATGAGCTCCGGGGCCGCGCTGGCGGGCGCCCTGCAGCTGGTCCGGGCCCTGGACTCCGGCACGGTGGTGGTGGTTTTTCCTGACGGCGGAGAACGGTACTTGAGCACCTCCCTCTTCGTCCTGCCGGCCGAGCAGGGGATGAGCCTGTACAATCTGGGGTCCAGGCGACTGGAGCGACTGGACCTGGGTGCCGACACGGTATCGTTTTTTGCCCCCGGCCCGTCGCCGGATGCCCCTGGAGATGCCGGATCCTGGCGCAGGCTCGTGTTTTTGGATGTTCTGGCCAGATATGTGCAGTCCAAAGGGGTCACGGTTCAGGCGGCAGCCGGAGTGGCTGACATGGACGACCAGGCCCTGGCCCGGGCGGCGGCCGGTGGACAGGCTCCGGAGGTCTATTCCCGGGAGTTTGTCCGCAGTCTGGAGGAGAAAGCCCATACATTGGGCTGTACGGAGATAGTCTTTTCCCCGGCCAGCAGGCAGATGGAGGCCATGCTGACCATGTGCCGGACCCTGCTGGGCAAGGGGCGGGCCTATGAGAAGCTGCGTTCGGTGTACTACGATGTGTTTCGGGACAAAGAGTACGGAGAGCTGGTCCAGGCCGATCCGGCCAAGCTCAGCCTGGGCAAGACTGTGGATCTGGAGGACTATGCCAAAGACAACCCCCGGGACTTTACCCTGCTCAAGCGGGCCACGCTGGACAACCTGAAAAAAGGCCATTTTGTGAAGACAGAGTGGGGGAATGTACGCCCCAGCTGGTATCTGCAGATGGCTGCCGCTCCGGGCCGGGCAAGTTCTGACCTGCAGGTGATCCTGGCCGGACGCCCCCACCACTTTCCGCATGTGGACAATCTGCGGGCCATATGGACCAAAACAGGACGGGCCGACCCGAGCATCTGGTCCATGGTTCAGACCGCCGGGTCAGGGGAACACGACCCAGTGCCCGCGGATATTGATTCCCTGCTGGGGCTGGTGGAAAATCCCCTGGCTCTGCGCATGTGGCTCTTGTCCATCGACTACCGCAAGCCCCTGGTCCTGACCCGGGAAGGGGCCAGGATGTGGGCCCATAACTGGCGGCGGGTCCAGAATACAGTGGCTGCGGTCAGCCTGCGGACGGCGGATACAGAGCAGGAAGAGACCGGCAAGGCGGTCAAGCAGGCCTTGTTTGATCTGCGTCAGGGCTGGACTGAGGCCTTGGAAAACGATCTGTCCATCTATACCTTCTGGCCGGTGCTGTTCACCTTTTGCCGGAAGGTGAACGCCTGGCTGGAGAACGACGGCCTGCGTCCGAACGAGGCCGGGGCTGTTCTGGAGGCAGTGCAGCGGCTGGATGCCGTGCTGGGGATTGTGGATTGGCCCGGACTTCCCCTGCCGGCTCACGCCTGGCCGCAGGAGGTGGCTGTCCGTCTGGAAGAGCGTCGCGCGGCCCAGGCCGCAAAGGACTTCGCCCGGGCCGATGCCCTGCGGGATGAGATCAAAACCCTGGGCTTCCGGGTGGAAGACACCCCTCAGGGACCGCGGGTTTACAGAAGACAGAGGACAGAAGACAGTAGACGGAAGACGGAGGACTGA
- the aat gene encoding leucyl/phenylalanyl-tRNA--protein transferase — protein MGIAFHDAYADFPDPALDRVGELVAIGGDLEPQRLLAAYAKGIFPWYDETSPILWWSPDPRLLLVPGEMHIPRRLTRFMRQKTLAVTVNMSCPQVIESCAGVKRRGMKGTWLVPEMIAAYTHLHQLGYVHSVETWQEGRLVGGVYGVALGRAFFGESMFHLVSNASKVALVSLVQVLQRYGVHFMDCQQTTRHLLSFGAREFSRRIFMHRLQSALEAEPLPEEAWRARRLDY, from the coding sequence ATGGGAATAGCCTTTCATGATGCCTATGCCGACTTTCCGGATCCGGCTTTGGACCGGGTGGGCGAGCTTGTGGCCATAGGCGGGGACCTTGAGCCCCAGCGGCTGCTGGCCGCGTATGCCAAGGGGATATTCCCCTGGTACGACGAGACAAGCCCAATTTTGTGGTGGTCGCCGGATCCCCGGCTGCTGCTTGTTCCCGGGGAAATGCATATTCCCCGGCGTCTGACCCGCTTTATGCGCCAGAAGACCCTGGCCGTGACCGTGAATATGAGCTGCCCTCAGGTGATAGAGAGCTGTGCCGGGGTAAAGCGGCGGGGGATGAAAGGGACGTGGCTGGTGCCGGAGATGATTGCCGCCTATACCCATCTGCACCAGCTGGGATATGTCCACTCGGTGGAGACCTGGCAGGAAGGGAGGCTGGTCGGCGGCGTCTACGGGGTGGCCCTGGGACGGGCATTTTTCGGGGAATCCATGTTCCACCTGGTGAGCAATGCCTCCAAGGTGGCCCTGGTCTCCCTGGTGCAGGTGCTGCAGAGGTACGGGGTGCATTTCATGGATTGCCAGCAGACCACCAGGCATCTGCTCAGCTTCGGGGCCCGAGAGTTTTCCCGGCGGATCTTCATGCATCGTTTGCAGTCGGCCCTGGAGGCCGAGCCCCTGCCTGAGGAGGCCTGGCGGGCCCGGAGGCTGGATTATTAA
- a CDS encoding rhodanese-like domain-containing protein, which produces MFWIKTALCLFILAYPLWDLVWYALGVRKTTPWDLRAKLHRKGPFIIDVSTGPEYRLLHIPSAVNRPDLLGRKRPLPFSVHQPLVVVCSTGHRSPVAVKRLQRMGYRNVTALAWGMLGWKMARGETARGPEPR; this is translated from the coding sequence ATGTTCTGGATCAAGACAGCGCTTTGCCTCTTCATTCTGGCCTATCCGCTCTGGGACCTGGTCTGGTATGCCCTGGGCGTTCGCAAAACCACGCCCTGGGACCTCAGGGCCAAGCTGCACCGCAAGGGACCGTTTATCATTGACGTCTCCACCGGACCGGAGTATCGGTTGCTGCACATACCCTCGGCTGTGAACCGGCCCGACCTCCTGGGCCGGAAAAGGCCTCTGCCCTTTTCCGTGCATCAGCCCTTGGTCGTGGTTTGCTCCACAGGGCACCGCTCCCCGGTGGCGGTCAAGCGGCTGCAGAGAATGGGCTATCGAAACGTAACCGCCCTGGCCTGGGGCATGCTGGGCTGGAAGATGGCCCGGGGGGAGACGGCCCGGGGACCGGAGCCAAGATAA
- the rsfS gene encoding ribosome silencing factor, translating to MNAEQAQDANSGAFREKAEAVVRWLEEKKAKDIVALDVQALNSLTEGVIIASASTIRHAQALADGLLQYFGEQGYEYLGMEGYQVGSWILIDGNDVVIHIFQEQARGFYHLESLWTGAPRLTCSAENEAEGE from the coding sequence ATGAACGCAGAACAGGCGCAAGACGCCAATTCCGGAGCGTTTCGGGAAAAAGCAGAGGCTGTTGTCCGTTGGCTGGAGGAAAAGAAGGCCAAGGACATCGTAGCCCTGGATGTTCAGGCCCTGAACAGCCTGACCGAGGGGGTGATCATTGCCTCAGCAAGCACCATACGGCATGCCCAGGCCCTGGCTGACGGGCTTTTGCAGTACTTCGGGGAGCAAGGATACGAATATTTGGGCATGGAGGGCTACCAGGTGGGGAGCTGGATCCTGATTGACGGAAATGACGTGGTCATCCATATTTTTCAGGAGCAGGCCCGGGGCTTTTACCACCTGGAAAGCTTGTGGACCGGAGCGCCGCGCTTGACCTGCAGTGCCGAGAACGAGGCAGAAGGAGAATGA
- a CDS encoding phenylacetate--CoA ligase family protein, whose product MMYDVEKETLPREELETLQLRRLQQSVERAYHAVPFYRTRFDELGIRPEHIKRLSDVAYLPLTEKQDLRNNYPFGLFAVPRENVVRIHASSGTTGKATVVGYTQRDVRNWAQLMARSFMAAGVTRRDTVHNAYGYGLFTGGLGAHYGAEQLGATILPVSGGGTKRQVMLLHDFKPTVICCTPSYALHLADVAQTAGISFKDLSLHTGIFGAEPWTDALRSEIQTKLNLTAMDIYGLSEVMGPGVAMECATVQQGLHIWEDHFLPEIIDPETKEPLPYGETGELVLTTLTKEAQPLVRYRTRDLTRLTPVPCRCGRTHLRMDKVMGRSDDMLIIRGVNVFPSQIEGILLETEGLAPHYQLILHREASMDTLEIQVEVNENIFSDEIKHLQRLERKLQKNIKEFLGITADIKLVEPRAISRSEGKAKRIVDQR is encoded by the coding sequence ATGATGTACGATGTGGAGAAGGAAACCCTCCCCCGGGAAGAGCTGGAAACACTGCAACTCCGCCGTCTGCAGCAATCTGTGGAACGGGCCTACCACGCTGTTCCGTTCTACCGAACCAGGTTCGACGAGCTGGGCATCCGGCCGGAACACATCAAACGCCTGTCCGACGTGGCCTACCTGCCCCTGACCGAAAAGCAGGATCTGCGCAACAACTACCCCTTCGGCCTCTTTGCCGTGCCCCGGGAGAATGTCGTCCGCATCCACGCCTCCTCCGGAACAACGGGCAAGGCCACCGTGGTGGGCTATACCCAGCGGGATGTCCGGAACTGGGCCCAGCTCATGGCCCGTTCTTTCATGGCCGCCGGCGTCACCCGCAGGGATACTGTGCACAACGCCTATGGGTACGGTCTCTTCACCGGCGGCCTGGGGGCCCATTACGGAGCCGAGCAGCTCGGGGCCACCATCCTCCCGGTCTCCGGCGGGGGGACCAAGCGCCAGGTCATGCTCCTGCATGACTTCAAGCCCACAGTGATCTGCTGCACCCCGTCCTATGCCCTGCACCTGGCGGATGTGGCCCAGACTGCTGGGATCAGCTTCAAGGACCTCAGCCTGCACACCGGGATCTTCGGAGCCGAACCCTGGACAGACGCCCTGCGCTCCGAGATCCAGACCAAGCTCAACCTCACAGCCATGGATATCTACGGTCTTTCCGAGGTCATGGGGCCCGGCGTAGCCATGGAATGCGCAACCGTTCAACAAGGGCTGCATATTTGGGAAGACCACTTCCTGCCTGAAATCATCGACCCGGAAACCAAAGAACCGTTGCCCTACGGAGAGACCGGAGAGCTGGTCCTGACCACTTTAACCAAAGAAGCCCAGCCTTTGGTTCGCTATCGAACCCGGGATTTGACCCGGCTGACCCCTGTTCCGTGCAGGTGCGGCCGCACCCATCTGCGCATGGACAAGGTTATGGGCCGCTCCGACGACATGCTCATCATCCGGGGAGTGAACGTCTTTCCCTCCCAGATCGAGGGCATCCTTTTGGAGACAGAGGGCTTGGCCCCGCACTATCAGCTCATTCTGCACCGGGAGGCCTCCATGGATACCCTGGAGATCCAGGTCGAGGTCAATGAAAACATCTTTTCCGACGAGATCAAGCATCTGCAGCGCCTGGAGCGGAAGCTGCAGAAAAACATCAAGGAATTTTTGGGCATCACCGCCGACATCAAGCTGGTGGAGCCCAGGGCCATCAGTCGATCCGAGGGCAAAGCCAAGCGGATTGTGGACCAGCGTTAA
- a CDS encoding arylesterase: MSAFDICAFGNSLTAGFGLPEQASLPRQLHARLEADGIATVIANHGISGDTTAGGLGRIQSALRPGPDLVILELGINDILMGIPPKRIRANLEQLIQACLQAKARVLLAGFTAVLDVPPAAGEEFNALYPELARTYDLTLFPDFLGRVAGDPELTLPDGLHPNARGIAWIVNRLAPVVRAVLEAMGGKNI, encoded by the coding sequence ATGTCCGCATTCGACATCTGCGCCTTTGGCAACAGCCTGACCGCTGGCTTTGGCCTGCCGGAGCAGGCCAGCCTGCCCCGGCAGCTCCATGCCCGTCTGGAGGCCGACGGCATCGCCACAGTCATCGCCAACCACGGCATCTCCGGGGACACCACGGCCGGAGGGCTTGGCCGGATCCAGTCTGCCCTGCGCCCTGGACCGGACCTGGTCATTCTGGAGCTTGGGATCAACGACATCCTGATGGGAATCCCCCCCAAGCGCATCAGGGCCAATCTGGAGCAGCTGATCCAGGCCTGCCTCCAGGCCAAGGCCCGGGTCCTTCTGGCCGGGTTCACCGCTGTTTTGGATGTCCCCCCGGCGGCTGGCGAGGAGTTCAATGCCCTCTATCCGGAGCTGGCCCGGACCTATGATCTGACTCTGTTCCCTGATTTCCTGGGCCGGGTGGCAGGAGATCCTGAGCTGACCCTGCCCGATGGACTGCACCCCAACGCCCGGGGAATTGCCTGGATAGTCAACCGCCTGGCTCCAGTGGTACGCGCCGTCCTGGAAGCCATGGGAGGAAAAAATATATGA
- a CDS encoding ACT domain-containing protein, producing MKVEQISVFLENRAGRLCDVTKALSDAGLNIRALSLADTSDFGILRLIVSDTEKAKAVLKENGFTVGRTTVVPVEVEDTPGGLNAILQILSAEDINVEYMYAFVQQSGQNAVLIFRFDRTDQAIDVLLKNKVKVLTGNELYTI from the coding sequence ATGAAGGTGGAACAGATCTCAGTTTTTTTGGAAAATCGGGCCGGCCGGCTGTGCGATGTAACCAAGGCCTTGTCCGATGCCGGGCTGAACATCCGGGCCCTTTCCCTGGCCGATACCTCGGACTTCGGCATCCTTCGCCTGATCGTCTCGGACACGGAAAAAGCCAAGGCCGTGCTCAAGGAAAACGGCTTTACCGTCGGCCGGACCACTGTGGTTCCTGTGGAAGTGGAGGACACCCCGGGAGGGCTGAACGCCATCCTGCAGATTTTGAGCGCAGAGGATATCAATGTGGAGTACATGTATGCCTTTGTGCAGCAGAGCGGGCAGAACGCGGTGCTCATCTTTCGTTTCGACCGGACGGATCAGGCCATTGACGTCTTGCTCAAGAACAAGGTCAAGGTCCTGACCGGAAATGAGCTGTACACGATTTAA